GGCCAACGGTACATGGTCCACCAACCAAAGCTATGATTCGGGCTCCGGTACCACCAGTACATGCTCCTAGTAAGCCAGCTGCGACACTGAGGGCAACCCCCGTGCACCGCAAATCACGATTCCCCGGTTCCACTGGCCACTGATTCCTCTGCAACTCATCTAGCAACTGGGatgaaacaaaatcaaaagaaaccACATATAAATTATTAGTAGCAATTAAATTATTGTGGTCACAGAGATGAAAGAACTCACAGAATTGAGGGTATATTCACAGTCGGACGCGGGAAGTAGGAATCTATTGACGGACGTCGAAGGATGCAACCCATTTCCCTGAGGTCCCTTGAGATACCCTGGCGCTCCAGCAACGGCACCATGGCGAACACCAGCTACCGAAAGTCCCAACTGTTCCAAGATCTGCTCTCTTGAGATCTCCTTGGTTCCCCTAAACACGTAGATCTTCGACATATCCGCGAAGCCCAGCTCGTGGAGGTGGACCTGGGTGCCGAAAGTAATAAGCCCAACGAGGGCATGGTCCGGTAGGAGATCGATGGCACGGCGCATGGCGGACTGGACGTAGCCGAGCTCCTCCTCGATGAGGCAGGTATCAAGGACGAAGAGAAAGACGGGAAGCGGCGGAGGCGCGGCGGCATCGAGAGGCGGGGGCGCGTACTCCACGGTGGTGCACTCGGGGTACAGCTCACCGGGGACGTTGGTCTCGCTGATGCCAGCGTAGTGAGGGGGGAAGTGGTTGCGGGAGAAGCAGAGAGGGCAGATCCAGATCTTGGCAGCAAAGTCGACGCGGGCGAAGGGGTTTAGCACGGCGGCGCAGGGCGGCTTGCAGCGAAGCGGGGCGTAGGGGAGAACGACGAGGGAAGGAGAGGCGCGGATCGGAGTCACTGAGGCGGCGACGGGAACGACGCACTTGCTCGCCTCCACCTTGGATCGAGGCCACGAATTCCAAGTCATCCGGACGCCGTCGGGTCCATCGGGGTCGGTGGAGGAGGCGCCGCCGCCGCTGAAGGCGAGGTCGACCGCCATGGACGCGGGGGAGATGGGAAGCGATCGATCGCCGGCGGAAGTTACGTACTGGAGAGGGGAGGGGACGGGCGATCAGAGGAAATTTGCCATCTAGAGGAGAAGAACATGACTAACGGGGGAATGGCGGCGGTGACGCGGCAATTGGGTTCAGACAAACCACAGTAGCGGAGATTGACTTGGGCTGGGCCGTATCAAATCACAGCGCAATATATATCAATTTTGGGCTGAGCCGTGTATATATTCTCATCGACGTGCAAATGAAGGAAGGGTCGTGGCACGTCTAACCTCATGTGGAGACCTATTAGGCACGACGGTGATGTGAAGTAGGTGTCCACGTGTCGACATCTGACACACCACACGATTGAATATATATCTTAAAAATAATCGATCGGGAAGCAAACCTAAATACTTACATATGAAATCAGTCTCTTTAACTCGTATCGTAATtctaaatctttgtatgataatacTACCAGTGTGGACTTTAAGCAGATATAGATCCTAAAAAATATATGGAAATGTCACAAAAAGATGACTTTTACATTTTGCTTTTGCTCATAAGATAATCACTTATCACTCTGAAAAGATCTAAATGCATAGCCAAAAGAACAGATCTTTAAATCACTTTATTTGCATTTACCACACAGATTGTCCAGTTGTATAGCATCAGCACAAAGTACAAGCAATAAAGCATAATAAAACTAATAGGTTCACGAAAAACCATAATGCATTCAACAAGTTATCTCAAATATGTCTGCTTCTACACTGTCAATCTTATTCCTGTACTCGGATCAAACAGGTACAACCTTGATGAATCTAGGGAAAAAAGCTGCTTATTTCTTTGATTTATCAAAGCTTCCACTGGTGGCACAAACGCAAGCAATACCAACAGCCCCAGGCACCATGAAGAAACATTAAGCTCAGTGCTGGGAATTTATCAGATTTCTGATGACAAATGGAAGAATTCCTCCATGATTGAAGTAGGCCAGTTCTACCTGCATTGCAGTGATATGACAAGGTTCGTTAAGACTTAAGTGAAAGACAAACTGACTGATCTTCATCGACATATGAGCTTTGCAGACACTTGCGACCATTTTCCATCAATGTCTATCAGTAAAAACAGAGTTCCTACTTGTGGTTGGTCAAAGTAGGGTGGAAACTGTATGAGATGGAAAGCTAATGTGCTGCATGCTTATTCTGTAACACTGGgataaatgaaaataaaatctGAATACAGATGAAGATGCGAACAAAGTGACTAAGATGCAGAAAATTACTATGAAGATAAAAGGAATAATACAGATAAAAATGCAAATGATGATACACAACTAAAGAAACACAGTATTACAAAACTTGCTGTAGGGACATGACATACAATCTCATGCTTCTTAGGTCAAATAGAGAAATAGGTGAGACAGCAACTGCAAACTAGATGGATTGATCGTATTCTACAAATACATGATGTATAGAGAGAgacggagggagggagggaaaaGGAATAATGACGTTATAGTTAATAGTCAACGGGTCCTACTGTGATGGAGAATATGTTTACACTCACTTCATGTGAAAACCGGTATGTTGAGCCACAGGTTGATCTTTTCAAAAGTCATTCTAAGCATAATTTTCTTTCTTTAACTAGCTATAAATTCTctcaccaaaaaaagaaaaataatgtttGATATGCAATCACAATTTTTTCTTGAATCTAGATAGAGCAACTTAAAAAACATCAAGATAACAAGAGAATTTACAGTTAGAAGGATCATTCAGTAACAACTTATGAAATTAACATCTTATTTAGTTCATAAAACTTTAAATTGCCAACTTAGTAAATTGTCAACAAATCGAACTCCAGGTTCTGGACTGTAGTCCAGTAAAAAATTTACCTCTGTATCAAACCGAAGAGTGCATGTGAAAGATTTCCCATTGTCCACAACTACAGTAATATCTTGCCCAGGTCTTATGTCAGTGATGCTACTTGGAAGATCTATTGTGTAGCGCTCATGCCCTGTCAAACCCAGTGTCTCAGCATCCTCACCAGGCTTGAAACACAGTGGAATTATACCCATTCCAACTAAATTGCTGCGATGGATCCTCTCAAAACTTTTAGCAATAACTGCTTTGACTCCCTAACACAAAAATATTCAGAGTGGCCATGTAAAATTAATCTGAAAACAAGCAAGTATTATATGATGGACCATGCCAATAGAAACATACCAACAACATTGGACCCTTAGCAGCCCAGTCTCGAGAGCTACCACTTCCGTACTCTGCTCCTGCCAAAACTATGGTATCATGCCCATCAGCCTTGTACCTCTGAAATAAAAAAACAGGTGCAGTCTCAGTGTTTCCATATTCAgtattaagaaacaaaaaaaagaagtccAAACAAATCAATTCCATGAATATAACTCgaagatattctaataccacataCCATGATAagtcaaacaaataaaaaataaataatttgaaaGCAAAACTCTCAGTTTATGTTTCAAAGGAATCACCGTTGCTACTTCAAAGACATAGAGTTTGTCCCCTGTTGGGATATGAACAGTCTTTGGTCCCACTTCTCCCTTGAGGAGTTTATTAACAAGACGAATATTTGCAAATGTTCCCCTTGCCATGATTTCATCATTGCCCCGCCGGCTGCCATATGAATTGAAATCTCTGCGATCTACACCACGGTCAATTAGGTACTTTGCAGCAGGACTGTCCTTGTGAATGCTACCTGCTGGTGAAATGTGATCTGTCGTAATACTGTCGCCAAAATTTAATAAACAATAAGCATTCTTCACCCCATGTGGACCAGGTGGAGCCATGGTCATGTCCTTAAAATATGGTGGTTCATGAATGTAGGTGGAATTTGGGTCCCATGAATAAAGAGTTGTTGCAGGAACAGTCAGCTGGTTCCACATAGGGTTGCCTTTTGTGATTGCCTCATATGTACTCTTGAACATTTCAGGCAAAACACTGGATTGCACAACCTACAAAAATGAAAATTGACACGAGTCACAAGACAAATTCATTCTAGCACCAGGTCCCATTGGTGTTAACTATATTCACAAAATAAAATCATGAATGAGACCAAAAGTTCAATAAAGCACAAGATGTTCAATTTAACGACACATTTAGAAGGCAAAAGATGGACCAATAGATAGACCAAGAAAATCATGCTGATGTCATTCAACAGGAATACTTGTGACATGTCATTTCTATCTACATAtaataatttgaaaatattttagtATCTACCTGTGCAATCTCTTCAGTGGACGGCCATATATCCTTGAAGTATATGCTCTTCCCATCCTTCCCTGTTCCAATTGGCTCCTTCTCAAAATCAATGTCAACCTGAAACATTTGATTACCAATGCAAAAGAAAGATTAACTAAGACATTGGAATATACAAATAGAAAGAACATGAAAAAAATGTGCTGCCATTGATATCAGGACTCACATGTCTAGTCCAGTTAAATAAGATGGAACACATTCACAAAGACCAATGAATTCTTTGATtataaattaaaacaactaatgagaaaaaaaaaaacggaTCAGTTTTTTAAACATTAGAAGCACATGCCATTAAAACATAACTTTATTAAAAAGCACAAATCAGGtgtacatattttaatttttttaataaaagaagaTATAGATTTTTATATTGTTATAAAGCATACTCCATATTCAGAAattacacatttcattgcaagcaGCCTAAAAGAGCCAACAATACAAGATCCAGCACAGAGAACACTTACTGTTCCAGCAAGCGCATAAGCTACAACAAGCGGAGGTGAAGCAAGATAGTTAGCTCGTGTCAATGGATGCACACGTCCCTCAAAATTCCTATTTCCAGATAGAACAGCAGCAGCAACTATATCTATGATAACAGCAAATAAGAATTAGTATTAGTTTCAAACTTCTGGATAAAATAGGTGTGCTATGTCACATGTACTGATACAATCATTCTATTAGAATTTATAGTACCATTATCGGAAATTGCAGCAGCCACAGACTCATCAAGATCCCCAGAGTTTCCGATACATGTTGTGCAGCCATACCCAACAATATTAAATCCTTGCTGATTCAAATATTCTTGTAGGCCACTACAAATTCAAGCAAACAGATtcagcagaatcaaaacacaaaatgGTCAGAGAGGTCGCCCATCCTAATATGTAATACCTCTTAAGCAAATACTTGGTAACAACTCCAGAACCTGGAGCAAGGCTGGTTTTGATCCAAGGCTTAACctataattaaagaaaaaaatattatccaaAGGAATTCGAAAGATAGCAAGACAATCATTATCGTGAAATGCATGAGAAAATAAAGTTAAAGAAGTGAAATATAAGGAAAAAAGGCAAGTTCCGAAAAGATATGGATCAAAAGGATATGTCACCGACTATGTACTAACCTGTAGACCTAATTCACAGGCCTTCTTTGCAACAAGACCAGCACCAAGCATAACATTGGGATTTGATGTGTTTGTGCAGCTTGTAATTGCTGCTATGACAAGGCTACCATGCTTGAGCTCCGCAGGCTGTCCATGAAAGTCAAACTTTACAATTTTTTCTTGTGATTCCTTCGGCACTGCAAAGCCCTGAGAGACCAAATTTCAATGTTAGAAGAAAAACTGAACATAACTCAATTGACTTGCAACTAAACACAACCAAATTAACTACTAAGCATATCTTGCTCTAGTTCTATCAAGTCAACAGTTGACATTGAGAGTCACTGGCTATTCATGAAGTACAACCagtgcatatgtatatatttccCACTGCTATGCTCACAACACAGATTTAATAAATCAACTTTACAGGCAAAAAAACACCTCATTGATGTAGTCTACTTCAGCATCTTATTCTCATTATTTTCATAGACACCAATCACAAAATAACTGATAGAATAAAATAATGACTCTAATAATAAGCCACCTAAACATcagagaagaaacaaaaaaacaaaaaaaagaagtaaaGTTGCAACTATCTGGTGTATGCTCCATGGATCTTTTTCCTGCTATGAAATCAAGGGCAATATCACTAGTAAAACTACGAGCAGTCAAACCTCACTTTGATGCTGCTAATAAAGTTTCCTCACACCAGTTTTCATAATACAGTCACCTTGTTTAATTGGGGAATTTCGAGGTCTACATTGGACATATCAATACATTTTAAATTGTTTTCCCTTATTTCATTTTCATTAGAGAGATGTAATCATTCCCAAATATAAGCATTTTTATTGCTAGTAACCCCACGAATGTATCTCAATACCATCATCTCAGAAACACTGTTTGTTCCTGTTTTCTAATTGGCCAACATTTTTACATAATGTAGGCCTTGCGACATCTTGTAAAATTTCCCTCATATATAATGGGGACACAAAAATCCATTTCAATCATCTCACTTTAAGTCTACAAATCCTCCTACTCAGTAACAAAGAATTACTAAAAAAGAAACAAAGTGCATCAAACATAACAAATGTTCTCCGAGAATCAATTACTAACTTTTACAATGGGCCCACAAGATGGAACAGGCCAGGGATTAAACTGTATGATAGATCAATAACAACAGCTGAACGGGCTTTGGTTCTCACCTTGAATCCAACTTTGCTGTCAAGACAAGAATGCCAGTCAACTTTCATTTCTTTCAAGGGTACACGATCATGAGGCCTGTCATGAATGAGACCAAGATGGTCAGTGGAATAAACTTTAATTTGTTGTATGAAGAGAAGGATGACTATACAGTGCTGGAAAATGTAATAGATGCCAATTACCTTTTTGGACCTGAAATGCAAGGTTCGACATCTGCAAGGTCTAACTCTAGATAAGATGAATATACTCTTTCTTTCTGAGGCTGCTCGTAcaattaaaagaaaaacatgCACTTTAGCAATTGACTTTGGTTCTTAAATGACAGTAAATAGTGGCTTACCTCAGTGTAGTCAACAAACATCTTGTTTGCACGCAGATAGGCCTCAATCATAGAAACCTGTAGGATAAGAATTAAGTAGCATATAATCAGCTGCTGTGTTAAAAATTCTAGGAAAGAGGACATCATATGCACTATCATGATCATCCATAGCTTCGGTTAGCATTATGTTGATCTGAAAGAGAATTCATCTCCATGATTCAAATAGTCACTATTCCACTTATGTGTAGTTGTTCAGTGTCACAAGAGTGGTGAAAGAAATAATGTACTCTGATTAACTTATTATTCCATCAACTTTCTATGCATTTTCTCTGTCGATGACAGGATAAAGAAGGGTGTCATATCTTGTGACAATAAAAATTTAATTGAATCAAAAAAGGTGTACTCAGTACCCACAGTTTCATCACTTCTTCCTGTCAATTTAAGATACTGCAGAGTTACATGATCCACAGGGAAGAAGCCCATGGTTGCTCCATACTCAGGTGACATATTGGCAATTGTTGCTCTATCAGCCAACGACAACTCACCCATGCCCTCACCTGGAGTACCAAGCAAATTTTACTTTACGACAAAAACAGGAGGTAAAGGATTTTGATCTTGCTTTATTAATCATTCTGAAGGAAGGAAAACATTACCATAGAACTCCACAAATTTGCCAACAACTCCATGCTTCCTCAACATTTGTGTAACAGTTAAAACTAGGTCAGTTGCTGTGACACCATTTCGTAGTTTCCCTGTCAACTTAAATCCAACAACGCCTGGCAGCACCATGCTCATTGGCTgcaacataatttggcatcatagaACATCTTCAACACATCAAAAGTCTTATATTTACCTTGTGAATCTAGCACAGTGGGAATAGGAAAATTTTATTCGGGAACAGCAGCAAAATCTCCAAAATATTTAAATGGTTATGTTATTTATCTGTCAGACACATGAGATTTATCTGTAGTGAAAAACTGTAAATCACAAATAGTATACAGCAAAACACATAAAAAATGCTTGTAGACACATATCAATAAAATAATGTCATTCTATGACTTAAAAATCTCATCTGCTTATAGATAAATGTTTCATGAGGGCTTACAATTTATAGCTTTAAACATGTCAAGTTTATCATACTGTTCCATGTCTTGATGTAGCCAGACAGGAAATCAAGAACTTGACATTAAAAGTTTTAATAAAATGCTATTAATCATTGCACAGATGTAACTTCAGCTTCTAACTATTCTAAGTGACCAAGTAGACTGATGCAGAATGAAATGTCAGACTATATTCTGTTACGAAAAATATAAACTTCCTCTAAAATTTACATCTGGTTGTTCACATTTTGCTCGACAACTCAACAACAGTATAAGATTATGTAATACAAAGAGAAAAGTAGAAGTCTTTCAAAAGGAAAATCTTGCCATCATTAATGACCAGGTTATCATGAATTACGTTTGCCATTCAGATAAAATCATTTATAATATAGGGTTTGTCATTCTTGATTCCAATGTGAGTTTTCTTCAAATATGACACAATCTTTTTCGACTAAAGTAACCATCTCAGGTTGTCACAACTTATAAAGTGGAAATATGATTGTGCTCATTCCCATACAGGAAAGGAAAAAATGTTAGGATAAACCATAAACATAGGGGTTTTATCTGATGAAAGTAAACTATAAAAAGATGTCACACCTGAAGTTTTCAGAATAAAAATAAGGGTTTAGGAAAACAGTAAAAAAAGTAATGCTTCATATTCAGATATTCCTAGTATTTCTTTTTCATACGTTGCTTCAACATTAGTGAATAACTGATGAAAGTAAAACTACAAGTCACACTACAGTTTTCATGACAAATATTAGGGTTTAAGAAAACAATAAAATGGATGATGCTTGGAGTAAAGAGAAATCATGTCTTATAGGAAAGCACCAGAAAAGAAGTTGCTTGGACATTCCAATTGAATTACCTGACCAAGCATTGTTGCCTCTGCTTCAATTCCTCCAACTCCCCAACCAGCAACTCCTAATCCATCAATCATAGTCGtatgggaatcggttcctaccacaCTATCTGGGTAGAGAAGACCGTCTGTGTTGAAAACAACACGACCAAGATACTCTAGATTAACCTGAAATAGGGTTACATCAACTTAGAATATCCAGTGAGAAAATAGTTTAAATATGTATGTCCAAAAGGATTGGTCCACTAGTTTAAGAAACATTTCAGACCTGGTGAACGATGCCAGAACCTGGA
This genomic stretch from Musa acuminata AAA Group cultivar baxijiao chromosome BXJ3-9, Cavendish_Baxijiao_AAA, whole genome shotgun sequence harbors:
- the LOC135648748 gene encoding putative aconitate hydratase, cytoplasmic, coding for MYKVASLGRLRTHYPSPASSAFRSLSSSSSYSSPSLFRPIASRSHLRSSPVHSRSVGFSRSCSSYIPGSRVGLSTSWRSPIGPRARIRSSAAVIERFDRKMATVAAENVFKDVLTSLPKTGGGEYGKYYSLPALNDPRIDRLPYSIRILLESAIRNCDNFQVTKNDVEKIIDWENTSPKLVEIPFKPARVLLQDFTGVPAVVDLACMRDAMNKLGSDSNKINPLVPVDLVIDHSVQVDVARSENAVQANMEFEFQRNKERFGFLKWGSTAFRNMLVVPPGSGIVHQVNLEYLGRVVFNTDGLLYPDSVVGTDSHTTMIDGLGVAGWGVGGIEAEATMLGQPMSMVLPGVVGFKLTGKLRNGVTATDLVLTVTQMLRKHGVVGKFVEFYGEGMGELSLADRATIANMSPEYGATMGFFPVDHVTLQYLKLTGRSDETVSMIEAYLRANKMFVDYTEPQKERVYSSYLELDLADVEPCISGPKRPHDRVPLKEMKVDWHSCLDSKVGFKGFAVPKESQEKIVKFDFHGQPAELKHGSLVIAAITSCTNTSNPNVMLGAGLVAKKACELGLQVKPWIKTSLAPGSGVVTKYLLKSGLQEYLNQQGFNIVGYGCTTCIGNSGDLDESVAAAISDNDIVAAAVLSGNRNFEGRVHPLTRANYLASPPLVVAYALAGTVDIDFEKEPIGTGKDGKSIYFKDIWPSTEEIAQVVQSSVLPEMFKSTYEAITKGNPMWNQLTVPATTLYSWDPNSTYIHEPPYFKDMTMAPPGPHGVKNAYCLLNFGDSITTDHISPAGSIHKDSPAAKYLIDRGVDRRDFNSYGSRRGNDEIMARGTFANIRLVNKLLKGEVGPKTVHIPTGDKLYVFEVATRYKADGHDTIVLAGAEYGSGSSRDWAAKGPMLLGVKAVIAKSFERIHRSNLVGMGIIPLCFKPGEDAETLGLTGHERYTIDLPSSITDIRPGQDITVVVDNGKSFTCTLRFDTEVELAYFNHGGILPFVIRNLINSQH